The Cucumis melo cultivar AY chromosome 9, USDA_Cmelo_AY_1.0, whole genome shotgun sequence genome includes the window CTTATCAAATCATGGAAGCTATTTATGAAAGTTTGTCGAATTTCTAAAGATTAAATTCTAAATCTCTCAATATCATATAGGTTAATCAAACTTACGACATGAATTGTTTCTACAACGTAATTTATTGGTAGCCACATAGTTCCATATTCGAACCAAATCAATCCATCCATGaaaatttgatttggtttttctAGTAAAGTGTTGGACATGTTAATTTGTTCGGTGTGAAAACTGATTTTTGTGTTCTAGTTCGACTACCATTGAAAAAAAACCGTAAAAAACCAATTCGAACGAACGTCTTAACATCGTCTTAGTTATGTGGAATGGGTAATTCAACTTTTACATGTCGAAGAAAATGATCGATTATTATTTCAAagacaaaaaacaaaataaaatttgaattccaatttagaaaaaaaaaacgagaaTGTCAAATCCAAAACAGAAGTCAAATAAAAACGagttaaagaaaataaaaataaatctccGCAACAACCCGAACTACTAGTTTTGTTATTTACTAGACATCGGTTTGATTTGGTTCTAACTCACCCCAAAaccaaaaaaaaggaaaagctAAACAATCATCCCTTAGTGCTCGCAGTAACATACTTCAATTCAACGGTATCGTAGATTGCATACTACATTATACGTACGTAATGAACTAACAACACATCCATCAACCTAACTTATAATCAAAGCATGTTCATATATACATTGCAATGCAAGTAATTATATGGCCATGTGAAGAGATACatagaatcaaaatattttcagCAATAACATTATTGATCAAGAGACAATAGTCTAAAAACTGTCGAGACAAACATAGTATACGATCGCGTTATGTACTATAAAGTTTGTGATTTGAATTCCgattatagaaattgaaaaattacAACGTTTTAGCTTATAACAAAAGTTTTATAATGATGGATTCAAATTGGAAGCAGCTTATGACAAAGTTGTTCATAACTTGCACGATTCATGCAATAAATCTTATAGATTAAATGATGATGATAACAATTTGTTGATTTTAGCAATCCAAAactaagaaagaaagaaaaaacaatgataaaaacaaattaaaaaaacaagatACTAAATTAAAATCCATTCCACTCTTTTTATCTTTCCTTATACGTTATATTTCCCTTAAACAGACCCATTTACTTCTATTCTATGCAAATCCATTGTTTCCAATTTTTCACCCTTTCgatttattttccattttcagTTCCTAATTTCTCCTATAAAATCCTTCCTCTCTAATCCAAAACATATTCATCATATcaaatctttttaattttctttctcaTCAATCCATGGATCTTCCTCAAAAACCCACAAAAACTCATGTAAtgttctttctctttttcatttctctttcattttgTTTCACTCGTTTCTCATTTTAATCATTGAACGTGTGATTAGTGGGTTTTTCTTCAATTTCCTCAAGAacaattctttctttctttagaTCGTTCGAAAATGCATCCGatggaaagatgaaaaggaacccaaaaatcgtttttttttctcttcgtTCGATTATTTCGAGAAACAAACACATGTTGAAtgatcaattttctttttacgGCAGGATGCGGCGGCGAGAATTTCGGCCGTCATTCTACTGGCATTGGTGAGTTTAGCCACCGTAGAAGGTAAACGGCAATGCCCGACAAATTACTTACAAGTTCCGGCGATCAATTGCCGACAACACACGGCGGTACTTACGGACTTCGGCGGCGTCGGCGACGGAGTAACTTCAAATACTCAGGCGTTCCGGCGAGCGATTGAACATCTCAGCCCACTGGCAGCGAACGGTGGTGCTCAGTTGATTGTGCCGCCGGGAAAATGGCTGACCGGAAGCTTTAATCTGACCAGCCATTTCACACTCTTTGTCCATAAAGATGCAACAATCCTTGCTTCCCAGGTTTGACCTTCAAACAATATATATGGAAATGCATTTGTTTCAtttctatatgtatatatggaaaTGTAATCTGTCACATGTGGGGTTTTCTTACTAAAAAAGAGTCGAAATGTTAATCATGGTTTTTGGATTAATTtgatattaaatatatatggATCTTAGTATATAGTTTGGATTCAAAAAGGTGATTTTGGAACAAACAGAAAGTGGAAAAAACATATAAGGAATTGTTTAACAAAGCAAAACTATATATTTATGTGTGTTTGCATAATCCAATGGTGTAGGATGAATCGGAATGGCCACAAGTCGCAATTCTGCCATCTTATGGGGTAGGAAGAGATGCTCCTGGTGGAAGATACAGCAGTCTCATCTATGGAACCAATCTCACTGACGTCGTCATCACCGGTAACAACGGTACGATTGACGGCCAAGGATCTTATTGGTGGGATAAGTTCCACAAAGGCGAGCTTAATTTGACACGGCCATACATGATTGAGATTCTGTATTCCGATCAAATTCAGATTTCTAATCTAACTTTGGTCAACTCTCCCTCGTGGTTTGTCCATCCCATCTACAGTAAGAATGTGATTATCCAAGGTCTCACCATTCTTGCTCCCATCGACTCTCCCAACACCGACGGAATCGACCCAGGTTTCCTATTTCAAATCCTTCAAATGGGTTAAGGCTTTTCTTCTTCGTCATTCCCTTCTCCCTAATTCTTCTTTGCATTATTTCACAGATTCCTGCTCCAACATTCGTATCGAAGACTGCTTCATTGTCTCCGGCGACGACTGCATCGCCGTCAAGAGCGGATGGGACCAGTACGGTATCAAATTCGGAATGCCAACTGAAGACCTCGTCATTCGCCGTCTCACCTGCATTTCCCCGGATTCCGCTGGCATCGCTCTCGGCAGTGAAATGTCCGGCGGTATCCGCAACGTCAGAATCGAAAACGTGACGGGAATCAATACACAATCTGCTGTGAGAATTAAAACCGCTCGTGGACGTGGGGGTTTTGTGAAGGATATTTTCGTCCGTGGAATGTATCTATCGACGATGAAATACGTGTTCTGGATGACCGGAAACTATAAATCGCATCCTGATGAGAAGTTCGATCCCGCGGCGTTGCCGGAGATTACGAACATTAATTACAGAGATGTGGTGGCGGAGAATGTTACTTACTCGGCGAGATTGGAAGGGATTTCGGGAGATCCGTTCACCAATATTTGTATTTCGAATGTTAAGATTGGACTGACGGCGAAGCCTAAGAAGTTGCAGTGGAACTGTACGGATGTTGAGGGAATCAGTAGCGATGTGGTGCCGCCGCCATGTGCTCCTCTGGCGAAGGCGGCGAAAAGCGGCGGATGTGACTTTCCTGCGGATCAACTTCCGATTGAGAAGGTTCAGTTGAAGACTTGCTTTGTTCAAAATCCCACCGTCGATTGAAgcctttgattttttttttttttcttttttccttctatgGAATAAATAGTGCTTTGGATTTTATTGTCCatccaaaaatgaaatgataGATACAATATTATATACTAATTCCAAAAAGCTTTGTTTGAAATGTTTATGATTATTTAGTATCAATGTTAAACTTCTCTACAAAAGTTTACTGACCCAAAagtcaaaattcaaaatttttatcaATCCGTAATCATATTGGGATTACTAATGAATAGGTTGTAAAAGTTCTCAATTGCAAGTGCAGTTAGATTACAGAGATGAGGTAGTTTGCCAATCCAATTGAATGAACGGTATTGCAATAGTAATCCACCTTTGCCATTTTTGATTATAGACCTAGGAGTGAAACCCTCATATTTTAAGGTCCAAAAGTGAAAGGAAAAAGAATCCATGCCACGCTTGCTCATATAGAACAAAGAagaccaaagaaaaaaaaaacaagtggCTAA containing:
- the LOC103482916 gene encoding probable polygalacturonase, yielding MDLPQKPTKTHDAAARISAVILLALVSLATVEGKRQCPTNYLQVPAINCRQHTAVLTDFGGVGDGVTSNTQAFRRAIEHLSPLAANGGAQLIVPPGKWLTGSFNLTSHFTLFVHKDATILASQDESEWPQVAILPSYGVGRDAPGGRYSSLIYGTNLTDVVITGNNGTIDGQGSYWWDKFHKGELNLTRPYMIEILYSDQIQISNLTLVNSPSWFVHPIYSKNVIIQGLTILAPIDSPNTDGIDPDSCSNIRIEDCFIVSGDDCIAVKSGWDQYGIKFGMPTEDLVIRRLTCISPDSAGIALGSEMSGGIRNVRIENVTGINTQSAVRIKTARGRGGFVKDIFVRGMYLSTMKYVFWMTGNYKSHPDEKFDPAALPEITNINYRDVVAENVTYSARLEGISGDPFTNICISNVKIGLTAKPKKLQWNCTDVEGISSDVVPPPCAPLAKAAKSGGCDFPADQLPIEKVQLKTCFVQNPTVD